The following are from one region of the Actinoplanes sp. L3-i22 genome:
- a CDS encoding PQQ-binding-like beta-propeller repeat protein, whose protein sequence is MASGTWKGVTLVAAVTVTVLASTGVWNPFPQLWEWVNTSGPVAPGTRWQQRLTGTPQSVSVIGESVVVEYRTSVEAYNLTTAVKMWDSDADWATVAGQGDDAVVVTGRLLTKGYQVLDPRTGTVKRADTEASAVWAYQNGIVDMHCAASSDCRLTAWDPRAGSQLWSVGTGGIGFVLHANNPDLPDSRRLGSGDVDDDAAGPAMMPGLLGIPDDGKVRVIDTATGRLVQTATPGPDQRVAVTGGRVLTITGTAKDGTCYYGVVATSPPGNRTVWKRDGLNLRTAESDCKQDRDPAGGYDVVLGVDPYGRQELINASDGRNLWYGDKTAEVLAVDDRYAVIRTGDSLRGWSFSRGKAVWRQNGRAKAGAMITSYAVIVVSSGRVTALNPANGAVRADVRTDAKVFTAAPNGLILVSGRDMAYLPYS, encoded by the coding sequence ATGGCCTCGGGCACGTGGAAGGGAGTCACCCTGGTCGCTGCCGTCACGGTCACCGTGCTGGCCTCGACCGGGGTGTGGAACCCGTTCCCGCAGCTCTGGGAGTGGGTGAACACCAGCGGGCCGGTCGCGCCCGGGACCCGGTGGCAGCAGCGGCTCACCGGCACGCCGCAGAGTGTCTCGGTGATCGGCGAGTCGGTGGTCGTCGAGTACCGGACCTCGGTGGAGGCCTACAACCTGACCACGGCCGTCAAGATGTGGGACTCGGACGCCGACTGGGCCACGGTCGCCGGGCAGGGTGACGACGCGGTGGTGGTCACCGGGCGGCTGCTCACCAAGGGCTACCAGGTGCTGGACCCGCGGACCGGGACGGTGAAGCGGGCCGACACCGAGGCGAGCGCGGTCTGGGCGTACCAGAACGGGATCGTCGACATGCACTGCGCGGCCAGCAGCGACTGCCGGCTCACCGCCTGGGACCCGCGGGCCGGTTCGCAGCTCTGGTCGGTCGGCACCGGTGGGATCGGCTTCGTGCTGCACGCGAACAACCCGGACCTGCCGGACTCGCGCCGGCTCGGCAGCGGTGACGTCGACGACGACGCGGCCGGCCCGGCGATGATGCCCGGTCTGCTGGGGATCCCGGACGACGGCAAGGTGCGGGTGATCGACACGGCCACCGGGCGCCTGGTGCAGACCGCGACGCCCGGCCCGGACCAGCGGGTCGCGGTGACCGGCGGCCGGGTGCTGACGATCACCGGCACGGCCAAGGACGGCACCTGCTACTACGGCGTGGTGGCCACCAGCCCGCCCGGCAACCGGACGGTGTGGAAGCGGGACGGGCTCAACCTGCGGACCGCGGAGAGCGACTGCAAGCAGGACCGGGACCCGGCCGGGGGGTACGACGTGGTGCTCGGCGTCGATCCGTACGGCCGCCAGGAGCTGATCAACGCCTCGGACGGGCGGAACCTCTGGTACGGCGACAAGACCGCCGAGGTGCTGGCCGTCGACGACCGGTACGCGGTGATCCGCACCGGCGACTCACTGCGCGGCTGGTCGTTCAGCCGGGGCAAGGCGGTGTGGCGGCAGAACGGCCGGGCCAAGGCCGGGGCGATGATCACGTCGTACGCGGTGATCGTCGTCTCGTCCGGACGGGTGACGGCACTGAATCCGGCGAATGGTGCGGTACGTGCCGATGTGCGGACGGATGCGAAGGTCTTCACCGCCGCCCCGAATGGTTTGATCTTGGTTTCCGGGCGTGACATGGCCTATTTGCCGTACAGCTGA
- a CDS encoding Lrp/AsnC family transcriptional regulator: protein MTEQSVQLDELDAKLIQWLADEPRIGVLELSRRLGVARGTVQARLDKLTSRGAIKGFGPEVVPAVIGFGVMSFVTLEISQRYGHDAVASHLAEIPEVLEAHTITGGGDILCRIVARSNADLQRVIDQIVGYEGIRRAHTIIALAELIPYRTVPLTKAATRI, encoded by the coding sequence GTGACCGAGCAGTCTGTCCAGCTCGACGAGCTCGACGCGAAGCTGATCCAGTGGCTCGCCGACGAACCGCGGATCGGCGTGCTGGAGCTCTCCCGGCGGCTCGGGGTGGCCCGCGGCACGGTGCAGGCCCGGCTCGACAAGCTGACCAGCCGCGGCGCGATCAAGGGCTTCGGGCCGGAGGTGGTGCCGGCCGTGATCGGCTTCGGGGTGATGAGCTTCGTGACCCTGGAGATCAGTCAGCGCTACGGGCACGACGCGGTGGCGAGTCACCTGGCGGAGATCCCCGAGGTGCTGGAGGCGCACACGATCACCGGCGGGGGCGACATCCTGTGCCGGATCGTGGCCCGCTCGAACGCCGACCTGCAGCGGGTGATCGACCAGATCGTCGGCTACGAGGGGATCCGGCGGGCGCACACGATCATCGCGCTGGCGGAGCTGATCCCGTACCGGACCGTGCCGCTGACAAAGGCGGCAACCCGGATATAA
- the hppD gene encoding 4-hydroxyphenylpyruvate dioxygenase, with product MQPETRTPDVFPVKGVDHLRFLVGNARQAAHFYSTAFGMKCVAYRGPEQGYRDHAEYVMVSGGAKFVLTGMVHAGAPGADHVARHGDGISDIALEVPDVDAAYLHATSAGARGVLEPHDVKDEHGTVRTAAIATYGDTVHSLVDRSGYDGPFLPGFVTRDPIVAVRPKRFFQAVDHVVGNVELGKMDEWVEFYRKVMGFTNMAEFIGDDIATDYSALMSKVVADGTRKVKFPLNEPAVSQRKSQIDEYLEFYGGPGAQHVALATNDILNTVDAMRGAGVEFLNTPDSYYDDPELRARIGQVRVPIEELKKRKILVDRDEDGYLLQIFTAPVQDRPTVFFELIERHGSLGFGKGNFKALFEAIEREQERRGNL from the coding sequence ATGCAACCCGAGACCCGAACCCCTGACGTCTTTCCCGTCAAGGGTGTCGACCACCTGCGCTTCCTGGTCGGTAACGCCCGGCAGGCCGCACACTTCTACTCGACCGCGTTCGGCATGAAGTGCGTCGCGTACCGCGGCCCCGAGCAGGGCTATCGCGACCACGCGGAGTACGTGATGGTCAGCGGCGGCGCCAAGTTCGTGCTGACCGGCATGGTGCACGCCGGAGCGCCCGGCGCCGACCACGTGGCCCGGCACGGCGACGGGATCTCGGACATCGCGCTGGAGGTGCCCGACGTCGACGCCGCGTACCTGCACGCCACCTCGGCCGGCGCCCGCGGGGTGCTCGAGCCGCACGACGTGAAGGACGAGCACGGCACGGTCCGGACGGCGGCGATCGCGACGTACGGCGACACCGTCCACTCCCTGGTCGACCGTTCCGGCTACGACGGTCCGTTCCTGCCCGGCTTCGTGACCCGGGACCCGATCGTCGCTGTCCGTCCGAAGCGGTTTTTCCAGGCTGTCGACCATGTCGTCGGCAACGTCGAGCTCGGCAAGATGGACGAGTGGGTGGAGTTCTACCGCAAGGTGATGGGCTTCACGAACATGGCCGAGTTCATCGGCGACGACATCGCCACCGACTACTCCGCGCTGATGTCCAAGGTCGTCGCGGACGGCACCCGCAAGGTCAAGTTCCCGCTGAACGAGCCGGCCGTCTCGCAGCGCAAGTCGCAGATCGACGAGTACCTGGAGTTCTACGGCGGCCCCGGCGCCCAGCACGTCGCGCTGGCCACCAACGACATCCTGAACACGGTCGACGCGATGCGCGGGGCCGGCGTCGAGTTCCTGAACACGCCGGACTCGTACTACGACGACCCGGAGCTGCGCGCCCGGATCGGCCAGGTGCGGGTGCCGATCGAGGAGCTGAAGAAGCGCAAGATCCTGGTCGACCGGGACGAGGACGGTTACCTGCTGCAGATCTTCACGGCCCCCGTACAGGACCGGCCCACCGTATTCTTCGAACTGATCGAGCGGCACGGCTCCCTCGGTTTCGGCAAGGGCAACTTCAAGGCCCTCTTCGAAGCCATCGAGCGGGAGCAGGAGCGGCGCGGCAACCTGTGA
- a CDS encoding RDD family protein, with amino-acid sequence MSSLPAGWYKDPADTSTQRYWDGEGWLGKAIPADAVPPEGPPPVEAEPPITPPQAVPEQPQQPSYGPPPGWAPPGSQPPPPQGWQQPPPGWQQPPPGWQQPPPGWQQPPPQGWHQPPPGWQQPPANFQYPQAPPGWQQPPPGWPAPAQPPHAYLYPMPEARPHGLPLASLGQRLAARLIDIAIVLLLNVVVNGWFAYQWWQDFRPILSHYLDQVRANTQPDMVQPTGRMESLQVVIILIATLLWLLYEAPAIAGRGQTLGKMIVGIKVVGLDSPAPIGFRRAFGRWAGLGMWTLLWSCLIGFVIQFLDSLSVTFDPRLRQAWHDKSARTVVVAVPPGAQPTVEAAPRGENPGGPE; translated from the coding sequence ATGAGTTCCCTTCCCGCGGGTTGGTACAAGGACCCGGCCGACACCAGCACCCAGCGCTACTGGGACGGTGAGGGCTGGCTGGGCAAGGCCATCCCGGCCGACGCGGTCCCTCCGGAGGGGCCGCCGCCGGTGGAGGCGGAGCCACCCATCACGCCCCCGCAGGCCGTCCCTGAGCAGCCGCAACAGCCGTCCTACGGCCCGCCGCCGGGCTGGGCTCCGCCCGGATCCCAGCCCCCGCCGCCGCAGGGCTGGCAGCAGCCGCCACCCGGTTGGCAACAGCCCCCGCCCGGTTGGCAACAGCCGCCGCCGGGCTGGCAGCAGCCGCCGCCACAGGGCTGGCACCAGCCCCCGCCCGGTTGGCAGCAGCCACCCGCGAATTTCCAATATCCGCAGGCCCCGCCGGGCTGGCAGCAGCCGCCGCCGGGCTGGCCGGCCCCGGCCCAGCCCCCGCACGCCTACCTCTACCCGATGCCGGAGGCCCGCCCGCACGGCCTGCCCCTGGCGAGCCTCGGGCAGCGCCTGGCCGCCCGGCTGATCGACATCGCGATCGTGCTGCTGCTCAACGTGGTGGTCAACGGCTGGTTCGCCTACCAGTGGTGGCAGGACTTCCGGCCGATCCTCAGCCACTACCTGGACCAGGTGCGGGCCAACACCCAGCCGGACATGGTGCAGCCCACCGGCCGGATGGAGTCCCTGCAGGTGGTGATCATCCTGATCGCCACCCTGCTCTGGCTGCTCTACGAGGCCCCGGCGATCGCCGGCCGCGGGCAGACGCTGGGCAAGATGATCGTCGGCATCAAGGTGGTCGGGCTGGACAGCCCGGCCCCGATCGGCTTCCGCCGCGCGTTCGGCCGCTGGGCCGGGCTCGGCATGTGGACACTGCTCTGGTCGTGCCTGATCGGCTTCGTGATCCAGTTCCTGGACTCGCTCTCCGTCACGTTCGACCCGCGCCTGCGGCAGGCCTGGCACGACAAGTCGGCGCGGACCGTCGTCGTCGCGGTCCCGCCCGGCGCCCAACCGACCGTCGA